From a single Nostoc sp. MS1 genomic region:
- a CDS encoding PAS domain-containing protein yields the protein MRGAFDIRASKLNDGFVASWREITATVMQQKQAEAAIGQLNRDLLNRVAELQTLLDTIPVGIAIASDPNCATVQCNAYLRQLLDVSPGANISKSAPPHEQPAYRVFRNEQEIPADDLPMQVAARQGVDMRDIEFDILLPDGTARQLLAYAAPLRGDNDELRGSVGAFLDITERNQFTAALQASQQRYQNLAEAMPQMVWTADATGAVNYWNQRWYEYSGLGEAESMGLAGVSTIHPDYRDRTLEKWGQSVSREEAFEMEYRIRRWDGAYHWFISRGIPTKDHQGKITGWIGTITDIDHQKRLEEQLRLVLQAVDGLIFDFDLLTNEVYRSEKLFDLIGVHPQDAPLSATWWRERIHPDDMARLQGKLPELLASPNYLYEAEYRVRHEDGHWVDVWERGCLVRDEQEQVIRVIGSTVDISERQAALRDRKQAELALQERNQHIQLLYETSRDLLSSFQPLALVDSIFKKLQDLMGVDVYLSYLLDEQQQKLYLTFYGGISQEVAQQIESLEIGKAICGTAAQQRCQIVQGDIQQSDDPKLALARSLGLTACASQPLIAQGKLFGTLSFGSLSRTQFTPAEQSLFQAICDQIAIALERSQLLTSLQQQTEKLTRVNRIKDEFLAVLSHELRSPLNPILGWTRLLQKQKLTPAKTIEALATIERNAKLQTQLIDDLLDIAKILRGKLTLEIAFVDLVFVIEAAIDTVRTSALAKNIILHQVLPQIGQVAGDAVRLQQVVWNLLSNAIKFTPHNGRVDIRLERVGDQAQLTVTDTGKGIKSDFLPHIFESFRQEDASTTRQFGGLGLGLAIVRQLVEAHGGTITADSPGEGLGATFTLHLPLANVEPEVPRSAAVFAQEADLTGIRVLIVDDEPDARELIAVMLTQYGAQTMTVTSAKEVLSTLESFQPNILVSDIGMPDIDGYSLIRQIRTLPTTKGGQIPAIALTAYAGEIDSQQAIAAGFQQHLTKPVDQEMLIKAITYLLHL from the coding sequence ATGCGGGGGGCATTTGATATCCGTGCCAGTAAGCTGAACGATGGCTTTGTCGCATCTTGGCGCGAGATTACCGCAACTGTCATGCAGCAAAAGCAGGCTGAGGCAGCCATTGGACAACTCAATCGGGATTTGCTCAATCGAGTGGCGGAACTACAAACCCTACTAGACACTATTCCTGTGGGCATTGCGATCGCCTCTGACCCAAACTGTGCCACAGTTCAATGTAATGCCTACCTCCGGCAATTACTCGATGTGAGTCCTGGTGCGAATATTTCCAAGAGTGCGCCACCTCACGAACAGCCTGCTTACCGCGTTTTCCGCAACGAACAGGAAATTCCCGCCGACGATTTGCCTATGCAGGTTGCCGCCAGGCAGGGTGTAGATATGCGAGATATCGAATTTGATATTTTGCTACCTGATGGCACAGCACGCCAGTTATTAGCCTACGCCGCTCCCTTGCGGGGCGACAACGATGAACTGCGGGGGTCGGTAGGCGCTTTTTTAGATATCACCGAGCGTAACCAATTTACAGCCGCCCTCCAAGCTAGTCAACAACGTTATCAAAATCTGGCAGAAGCAATGCCGCAGATGGTTTGGACTGCCGATGCTACAGGAGCGGTGAATTACTGGAATCAACGCTGGTATGAATATAGCGGTTTGGGTGAAGCTGAATCAATGGGTTTGGCAGGAGTCAGCACAATTCACCCGGACTATCGCGATCGCACCTTAGAAAAGTGGGGTCAGTCTGTTAGTCGTGAAGAAGCCTTCGAGATGGAGTACCGGATTCGCCGATGGGATGGTGCTTATCACTGGTTCATCTCACGAGGAATACCCACAAAAGACCACCAAGGAAAAATTACAGGTTGGATTGGGACAATTACTGATATTGACCACCAAAAGCGGTTAGAAGAACAACTCCGCCTAGTCTTACAAGCAGTCGATGGGCTGATTTTTGACTTTGACCTGTTGACAAACGAGGTGTATCGTTCCGAGAAATTATTTGACCTCATCGGCGTTCACCCTCAAGATGCTCCACTCAGTGCCACCTGGTGGCGTGAACGGATTCATCCCGATGATATGGCTCGCTTGCAAGGAAAGTTACCCGAATTATTAGCCAGCCCAAATTACCTTTATGAAGCAGAATACCGGGTTCGCCATGAAGATGGGCATTGGGTAGATGTTTGGGAGCGGGGTTGTTTAGTTCGAGACGAGCAGGAGCAGGTGATTCGTGTTATCGGCTCAACAGTGGATATCAGCGAACGGCAAGCCGCGCTACGCGATCGCAAACAAGCCGAATTAGCCTTGCAAGAGCGTAATCAACATATCCAACTGTTGTACGAAACCAGCCGCGATTTACTCTCTTCTTTCCAACCCCTAGCCCTGGTGGACAGTATATTTAAAAAACTCCAGGATCTCATGGGGGTCGATGTTTACCTCAGCTACCTGCTGGATGAACAGCAACAGAAATTATATTTAACATTTTATGGCGGTATTTCCCAGGAAGTAGCTCAACAAATAGAATCGTTAGAAATAGGGAAAGCGATTTGTGGTACAGCCGCTCAACAGCGTTGCCAAATTGTCCAAGGAGATATCCAGCAATCAGATGATCCTAAATTGGCACTAGCGCGATCGCTAGGGCTAACTGCTTGTGCCAGCCAACCCTTAATTGCCCAAGGCAAGCTTTTTGGCACGTTGAGTTTTGGTAGCCTCAGCCGTACCCAATTTACCCCAGCCGAACAATCCCTATTTCAAGCTATTTGTGATCAAATTGCGATCGCCCTAGAGCGTTCCCAGCTACTCACCTCACTACAACAACAAACAGAAAAACTCACACGGGTAAATCGGATCAAAGATGAATTTCTGGCGGTTCTCTCCCACGAATTACGCTCCCCCCTCAACCCCATTTTGGGTTGGACAAGACTTTTGCAAAAGCAAAAGCTGACTCCGGCAAAAACGATTGAAGCCCTAGCCACAATTGAACGTAACGCCAAACTCCAGACCCAACTCATTGACGACTTACTAGATATTGCCAAGATTCTCCGGGGCAAACTCACCTTAGAAATAGCCTTCGTTGATTTAGTCTTTGTCATTGAAGCAGCGATTGATACTGTGAGGACATCTGCCCTAGCCAAAAACATCATCCTTCATCAAGTACTGCCACAAATTGGTCAGGTAGCCGGCGACGCAGTGCGACTCCAACAAGTAGTATGGAATCTCCTATCTAATGCCATTAAGTTCACTCCCCATAATGGCCGGGTGGATATTCGATTAGAGCGAGTCGGTGATCAAGCACAACTCACTGTCACAGACACAGGTAAAGGTATCAAATCCGACTTTTTACCTCATATTTTCGAGTCCTTCCGCCAAGAAGACGCTTCTACAACTCGCCAGTTCGGCGGATTGGGATTGGGTTTAGCGATTGTGCGTCAGTTGGTTGAAGCGCATGGCGGCACAATCACAGCAGACAGCCCAGGCGAAGGATTAGGGGCGACCTTTACACTACACTTGCCCTTGGCGAATGTTGAGCCAGAAGTCCCACGTTCAGCAGCAGTATTCGCTCAAGAAGCCGACCTCACCGGGATTCGCGTCCTAATTGTAGATGATGAACCCGATGCCCGTGAGCTAATAGCAGTTATGCTTACTCAGTACGGGGCGCAAACCATGACCGTCACCTCTGCCAAGGAAGTGCTGTCAACCCTAGAATCCTTTCAACCCAATATATTAGTCAGCGATATTGGTATGCCCGATATAGACGGTTACTCCCTAATTCGGCAAATCCGTACTTTACCTACGACAAAAGGCGGGCAAATTCCGGCGATCGCGCTCACCGCCTATGCTGGGGAGATTGATTCTCAGCAGGCAATAGCCGCCGGCTTTCAACAACATCTCACCAAACCCGTTGACCAAGAAATGTTAATCAAAGCGATCACTTATCTCTTACATCTATAA
- a CDS encoding ATP-binding protein produces the protein MAKLKISKKTSTALINSLGAGVVPRLGLEHIAVGREKELQSLSQNLDDISEGVAAFRFIIGNYGSGKSFMLQMLRNQAMEQGFVVADADLSSERRLAGSNNEGLATYRELMSHLSTKTRPDGGALVSILEGWINKIQQEVAKESNLRPNDDGFDDQVEAKIREVVQYIEDLVHGFDFGSIIIAYWRGYRLDDDDLKNSALRWLRGEFNTKTEARTALGVRVIIDDDSWYDYIKLLAKFVAEIGYKGLLILMDEAVNLYQISTTVTREKNYNRLLAMFNDTMQCKAEHLGIVIGGTTKFLEDPNRGLFADQAWRRRTKESRFVTQSDMQEVNSPVIRLNPLTEAEILSLLQRLSEIHAAHFGYDKTLTNKELQEFVKEIVSRLGAEALLTPGEIVRDFVSVLNILHHNPTIKFSELIHGSNFKPTAAGKDMNVDEGNAAEFSL, from the coding sequence ATGGCAAAGCTCAAAATCTCGAAAAAAACTTCAACTGCTTTAATCAACTCTTTAGGCGCGGGAGTAGTTCCCAGATTAGGATTAGAACATATAGCAGTTGGTCGAGAAAAAGAACTTCAAAGCCTATCACAAAACCTTGATGATATTAGCGAAGGTGTAGCAGCATTTCGCTTTATTATTGGCAACTATGGTTCAGGAAAAAGCTTTATGCTTCAGATGCTACGTAACCAAGCAATGGAACAAGGTTTTGTAGTTGCTGATGCTGATTTATCCTCGGAACGTCGCCTAGCTGGAAGTAATAACGAAGGTTTAGCCACCTATCGAGAATTGATGAGTCACCTTTCCACAAAAACTCGTCCTGATGGTGGTGCATTAGTCTCAATTTTAGAAGGATGGATTAATAAAATCCAGCAGGAAGTGGCTAAAGAAAGTAACCTCCGTCCTAATGATGATGGTTTTGACGACCAAGTAGAAGCCAAAATTAGAGAAGTTGTGCAGTATATAGAAGACTTAGTACATGGGTTTGATTTTGGTAGCATTATTATTGCCTATTGGCGTGGCTACCGCTTAGATGATGATGATTTAAAAAACTCAGCACTGCGTTGGTTACGGGGAGAATTTAACACTAAAACCGAAGCGAGAACAGCCTTGGGAGTTAGGGTAATTATTGATGATGATAGTTGGTATGACTATATTAAACTCTTAGCTAAATTTGTAGCTGAGATTGGTTATAAAGGACTGCTGATTTTAATGGATGAAGCAGTTAATCTTTACCAGATATCTACTACAGTTACTAGGGAAAAAAACTATAACCGACTGCTAGCAATGTTCAATGATACCATGCAGTGCAAAGCAGAACATTTAGGCATTGTGATTGGTGGAACTACTAAGTTTTTAGAAGACCCAAATCGCGGACTTTTCGCAGACCAAGCTTGGCGTAGGCGCACCAAAGAAAGCCGTTTTGTCACCCAGTCTGATATGCAAGAAGTTAACAGCCCAGTTATCCGCCTCAACCCTTTAACTGAAGCAGAAATTCTTTCACTGTTGCAAAGATTAAGCGAAATTCATGCCGCCCATTTTGGTTATGACAAGACTCTAACTAATAAAGAATTACAAGAATTTGTCAAAGAAATTGTCAGCCGATTAGGTGCAGAAGCCCTATTAACACCAGGGGAAATTGTCCGAGATTTTGTTAGTGTGTTGAATATCTTACATCACAATCCAACGATTAAATTTAGTGAGCTAATTCATGGCTCTAATTTTAAACCCACGGCTGCGGGTAAAGATATGAACGTAGATGAGGGTAATGCAGCTGAATTTAGTTTGTGA
- a CDS encoding tellurite resistance TerB C-terminal domain-containing protein: MQPVIVSNRFILGIIAFSVSFGLSLVPRWNFGQAFLTGVITVIATYAAALFVDKRRRNYELLLLNSFRKRIKETEGLKSRLAREIDQLETHRNLLYNETKQLQNQILDCRNQRDSLHRDLGVFASQRKQIESEVNNLKNTIYILEQNQAELNNALSTLGTEKRRIEASFHSQRAEIAQLQTQIDGLQQEKQEIESNITLLGRIKPQLEERLYELRITIQDLEAEKEKQNQILTDTSNEKESLAAHISYLQSQKTERHTELEQIQNEILLLQQERDILQNQVWELLQQVETVNQESLPVNIEEQAGEFFPFTDIIENLDTLNSENDNIKSLSEEWHTFFRQLPTYEIQVLKSIVEQDNPKPSIKKIAEANITMPNLLIDSINERANDTIGELIIETELEVPRIYPEHILNVRKVIALYENLMTKQASSN; the protein is encoded by the coding sequence ATGCAACCAGTAATAGTAAGTAATAGATTTATTTTAGGCATAATTGCCTTTAGTGTGAGTTTTGGCTTGAGTCTAGTTCCCAGATGGAATTTTGGTCAAGCTTTCTTGACAGGTGTAATTACAGTTATCGCTACTTACGCAGCAGCCTTATTTGTAGATAAGCGACGGAGAAATTATGAATTATTACTTTTAAATTCATTCCGTAAACGAATTAAAGAAACGGAAGGACTAAAATCTCGTTTAGCGAGGGAAATAGACCAACTAGAAACCCACCGTAACTTACTTTATAACGAGACAAAGCAACTACAAAATCAAATTTTAGACTGTCGTAATCAAAGAGATAGCTTGCATCGAGATTTAGGAGTTTTTGCTAGTCAAAGAAAACAGATAGAATCTGAGGTTAACAATTTAAAAAATACCATATATATTTTAGAACAAAATCAAGCAGAACTAAATAACGCCTTATCTACATTAGGAACAGAAAAACGCCGTATAGAAGCTAGTTTTCATAGTCAACGCGCCGAAATTGCCCAGTTACAAACTCAAATTGATGGACTGCAACAAGAAAAGCAAGAAATTGAGAGTAACATTACCCTATTAGGTAGAATCAAGCCGCAACTAGAAGAAAGGCTTTATGAATTAAGAATTACGATTCAAGATTTAGAAGCTGAGAAAGAAAAGCAAAATCAAATCTTGACAGATACCAGTAATGAAAAAGAAAGTTTAGCCGCTCATATTAGTTATTTACAAAGTCAAAAAACTGAACGCCACACCGAACTAGAACAAATACAAAACGAGATTTTACTTCTACAGCAAGAAAGAGATATTTTACAAAACCAAGTATGGGAACTCTTACAACAAGTAGAAACCGTTAACCAAGAATCCCTACCTGTAAATATAGAAGAACAAGCAGGCGAATTTTTCCCATTTACAGATATTATAGAAAATTTAGATACATTAAATTCTGAAAATGATAATATTAAATCTTTATCTGAAGAATGGCATACATTCTTTAGACAGTTACCCACATATGAAATTCAAGTCCTAAAAAGTATAGTAGAGCAAGATAATCCCAAACCATCTATTAAAAAAATAGCTGAAGCCAACATTACCATGCCAAATTTATTGATTGATTCTATCAATGAGCGGGCTAATGATACTATTGGTGAGCTAATTATTGAAACAGAATTAGAAGTGCCAAGAATTTATCCAGAACATATATTAAATGTCCGTAAAGTAATTGCTTTATATGAAAATTTAATGACTAAACAAGCTTCCTCCAACTAA
- a CDS encoding ATP-binding protein: MSANSSPYPQIQFLQRQAASLLLYQSVLQTDVGIAFLELLQAIRYAEADARSTLQAYGNYFHALATRKQNWEDYLISQILIAENPFSKLTQQQDLEAIPPALIAAARHDLHVLQSLHECNCAVLCEWVQAVAHLPISPVVWYTEQDDLGLEGGSFFHHLDNWADAVEELATYYQNFGTGLFAQYHALRWQEGEFIGIPYPDPVKLSSLVGYDSQQEALLKNTQFLLAGQTALHVLLYGSRGAGKSSLVKALLNEYSHRQLRLLEVTKSDLKDLPKIVEQLRPVPQKFIIFVDDLSFEEDDDAFKALKVVLEGNLTARPQNVVVYATSNRRHLIREFFADRPSLKNNEEVHAWDTMQEKLSFSDRFGLTLTFDAADQNTYLQIVRHLAAQAEIDINQADLEYQALQWATRHNGRSGRTARQFIDFLKADTTLFGTNNKISDTQS, from the coding sequence ATGTCAGCCAACAGTTCCCCCTATCCCCAAATACAATTTCTGCAACGCCAAGCAGCCTCACTCTTACTCTACCAATCAGTCTTGCAAACCGATGTCGGTATTGCTTTCCTCGAACTGTTACAAGCCATACGCTATGCTGAAGCTGATGCACGCAGCACTCTTCAAGCTTATGGCAATTACTTTCACGCTTTAGCTACCAGAAAACAAAATTGGGAAGACTATTTAATTTCGCAAATTTTGATTGCGGAAAACCCCTTCAGCAAACTTACCCAACAGCAAGACTTGGAAGCCATACCCCCAGCTTTAATTGCAGCCGCTAGACATGATTTACATGTTCTGCAAAGTCTACATGAATGTAACTGTGCTGTTTTGTGTGAGTGGGTGCAAGCAGTAGCCCATTTACCCATTTCTCCTGTCGTTTGGTACACAGAACAGGATGATTTGGGTTTGGAAGGAGGATCATTTTTTCATCACCTAGACAATTGGGCCGATGCAGTAGAAGAATTAGCCACCTATTATCAAAATTTCGGTACAGGTTTATTTGCCCAATACCACGCCTTGAGGTGGCAAGAAGGAGAATTTATTGGCATTCCTTACCCTGACCCAGTTAAACTAAGTTCACTTGTTGGTTACGACTCACAACAAGAGGCATTGTTAAAAAATACCCAATTCCTCTTAGCAGGACAAACAGCACTCCATGTATTACTTTACGGTAGTCGTGGGGCGGGAAAATCTTCTCTAGTCAAAGCCTTATTAAATGAATATAGTCATAGACAACTACGTTTATTAGAAGTAACAAAATCAGACCTAAAGGATTTACCTAAGATTGTGGAACAGTTACGCCCAGTGCCGCAAAAATTTATTATCTTTGTGGATGATTTGTCCTTTGAAGAAGATGATGATGCCTTCAAAGCACTGAAGGTTGTCTTAGAAGGTAACTTGACTGCCCGTCCACAGAACGTAGTTGTTTATGCTACCTCAAATCGCCGTCATTTAATCCGTGAGTTTTTTGCCGATAGACCAAGCCTGAAAAATAACGAAGAAGTCCATGCTTGGGACACAATGCAGGAAAAATTATCGTTTAGCGATCGCTTCGGTTTAACCCTCACCTTTGACGCTGCCGATCAAAATACATACCTACAAATTGTACGCCATCTAGCAGCCCAAGCCGAAATTGATATCAATCAAGCAGATTTAGAATATCAAGCCCTACAATGGGCAACACGCCATAATGGACGTTCTGGACGTACAGCAAGGCAATTTATCGATTTCCTCAAAGCAGACACAACATTATTTGGTACAAATAACAAGATTTCCGATACCCAATCATGA
- a CDS encoding TMEM14 family protein, translating into MNLSIIAAIAYGVLTVVGGIIGYKQANSQVSLFSGIISGLLLFAAAYLQLQGNSWGLILATAVTGVLVIVFAIRLAKTRKFMPAGLMTILGMLALAVLVNQLVSR; encoded by the coding sequence ATGAATTTAAGTATAATTGCTGCGATCGCCTATGGTGTGTTAACTGTTGTTGGTGGCATTATTGGCTACAAACAGGCTAATAGTCAAGTTTCCCTCTTTAGTGGTATTATTAGCGGTTTACTACTGTTTGCTGCTGCTTACTTACAACTCCAAGGCAATAGTTGGGGTCTAATTTTAGCAACTGCTGTCACTGGCGTTTTGGTCATAGTTTTTGCAATTAGATTAGCTAAAACACGTAAGTTTATGCCTGCTGGTTTAATGACTATTTTAGGTATGTTGGCACTTGCTGTTTTGGTCAATCAACTTGTATCTCGATAA
- a CDS encoding phosphotransferase family protein, translated as MLLPLSSQNVIRYLQAVGMCSLEDDKLDVLNLSVNQKNYNLVVDVADNHKLLVKQEHGTENEGIIHELFNEWLFHQLLQKFPVLGNISAIAPLVVHFDEENSILVRSYLSEYLDLSQYYQNSNIFPIDIAAAIGTTLAALHRTTFHGKEYRDFMATAPQGQFRYHFYNPAQGIGSLDPAIFGNIPTEALKFHVLYQRYESLEAAIADLAYEWNACCLTHNDLKLNNILIHSRWNQLDNCLVRLIDWEACTWGDPAFDVGTILASYLEIWLESLILDPTLELTESLQLAMTPIEEIQPSLVALLQGYLQAFPMILTYHPDFLVRVIKFTGLALIHQIQDKINKYKLFNDSHLYMLEVAKDFLTMPEQSVLSIFGISEEEILSPIAKIQQIPQPEKEKQLVRLYYEKTRLRGC; from the coding sequence ATGTTATTACCACTGTCTTCTCAAAATGTTATTCGGTATCTGCAAGCAGTAGGTATGTGTAGCTTGGAAGATGACAAATTAGATGTATTGAATTTGTCAGTTAATCAGAAGAATTATAATTTAGTGGTTGATGTAGCAGATAATCACAAGCTACTAGTTAAACAAGAACATGGTACAGAAAATGAGGGAATTATCCATGAATTGTTTAATGAGTGGCTATTTCACCAATTACTACAAAAGTTTCCAGTTTTAGGTAATATTTCGGCGATCGCGCCATTAGTGGTACATTTTGATGAGGAAAATTCCATCCTCGTCCGCAGTTATTTAAGCGAATACCTAGATTTAAGTCAGTATTATCAAAACAGCAATATTTTTCCTATAGATATCGCGGCTGCTATTGGGACGACGTTAGCAGCTTTACACCGGACTACCTTTCATGGTAAAGAATACCGCGATTTTATGGCAACTGCACCGCAAGGTCAGTTCCGCTATCATTTTTATAATCCAGCACAAGGAATAGGTTCCCTTGATCCAGCGATTTTTGGTAATATTCCTACTGAAGCCTTAAAATTTCATGTTCTCTATCAGCGTTACGAGAGTTTAGAAGCTGCGATCGCTGATTTGGCTTATGAGTGGAACGCTTGCTGTTTAACTCATAACGACCTCAAGCTCAACAATATATTAATTCATTCCCGATGGAACCAATTAGATAATTGTCTTGTGCGATTAATTGATTGGGAGGCTTGCACATGGGGAGATCCCGCTTTTGATGTAGGAACTATTTTGGCTAGTTATTTGGAAATTTGGCTGGAAAGTTTAATTTTAGATCCTACTCTAGAATTGACAGAATCGTTACAACTAGCAATGACACCAATAGAGGAAATTCAACCATCATTAGTGGCTTTGTTACAAGGTTATTTACAAGCCTTTCCGATGATTTTGACATATCATCCTGATTTCTTGGTGCGAGTGATTAAGTTTACAGGTTTGGCTTTAATCCACCAAATTCAGGACAAAATTAATAAATATAAATTATTTAATGATTCTCATCTTTATATGTTGGAAGTAGCCAAAGATTTCCTAACTATGCCTGAACAATCTGTGCTGAGTATTTTCGGTATTTCGGAGGAAGAAATCCTTTCTCCCATAGCCAAAATTCAACAGATACCACAACCTGAAAAAGAAAAACAGCTAGTGCGTCTTTATTACGAAAAGACTCGGTTACGTGGTTGTTAA
- a CDS encoding T3SS effector HopA1 family protein — translation MLDSSANPLLNSLMDIATNIQIKPNFCIDHPSYQPFALPTKVADRFQHNSVALQNKYLALLLRNFLYGIYYNGVLQNNLTLDNDANYSVPQNLATNSTVGIDWEFYEQLQANNHGRGYFDPSWQVLRKEPDGSMAVTKGGLTLYIEPDCHLKPGKKSAAVGESVAIWMPNNRLQNGYYLAVSDVGQEQISHPEANLGTGRIYFNFSAAGAIALMDSLTQQLNATTIPFTFQVLYNPCAYGRYDSGVLYFEHHDYPAIHKVLQVVYKEYQGYFRPEIPLFTKFLAPGLSLAEEPSQKFAAQESFGMNRCQIVANALLEAWQKGKNAVEERMKTINQHFQHHSIDLQRPYLNPTSKDIYSPLKL, via the coding sequence ATGCTAGATTCTTCTGCTAACCCACTACTTAATTCTCTAATGGATATTGCCACCAATATCCAAATCAAGCCTAACTTTTGTATTGATCATCCCAGTTATCAACCTTTTGCTCTACCAACTAAAGTAGCAGATAGATTTCAGCATAACTCGGTTGCCCTACAAAATAAATATCTTGCCTTACTGTTGCGTAATTTCTTATATGGAATTTATTACAACGGTGTCTTACAAAATAATTTGACACTTGATAATGATGCTAACTACTCAGTACCACAGAATTTAGCAACAAATTCAACTGTTGGTATTGATTGGGAATTTTACGAACAACTGCAAGCTAACAATCATGGTAGAGGTTATTTTGACCCTAGTTGGCAGGTATTACGTAAAGAGCCTGATGGTAGTATGGCAGTTACTAAAGGTGGTTTAACCTTATATATTGAACCAGATTGCCATTTAAAACCAGGTAAAAAATCTGCGGCTGTTGGCGAGTCAGTAGCAATTTGGATGCCTAATAATCGCTTACAGAATGGTTATTATTTAGCTGTGAGTGATGTAGGACAAGAACAGATAAGTCATCCAGAGGCTAATTTAGGTACGGGGAGAATCTATTTTAATTTTAGTGCGGCTGGTGCGATCGCTCTCATGGATAGTTTAACCCAGCAGTTAAACGCCACCACCATTCCTTTTACCTTTCAAGTCCTTTACAACCCTTGTGCCTACGGACGCTACGACTCAGGCGTACTTTACTTTGAACATCACGACTATCCAGCAATTCACAAAGTTCTCCAAGTTGTGTATAAAGAATATCAAGGTTATTTTCGTCCAGAAATACCCTTATTTACTAAGTTTTTAGCACCTGGGTTGAGTTTAGCAGAGGAACCATCTCAAAAATTTGCCGCACAAGAAAGTTTTGGGATGAACCGTTGTCAAATTGTCGCTAATGCTTTGTTAGAAGCTTGGCAAAAAGGTAAGAATGCAGTGGAAGAACGTATGAAGACTATTAATCAACACTTTCAACACCATTCTATAGATTTACAACGTCCTTATCTCAACCCTACCTCTAAGGATATATATTCACCTTTAAAGCTATAA
- a CDS encoding acyl-CoA thioesterase — protein sequence MPFTYNRTIRFSDTDAAGVVYFANTLSICHEAYEESLKISGINLKDYFTNPVVGFPIVHANVDFFRPLYCGDQVIVSLTPQKIGTERFEINYEIFLVDVLVAKAVTRHVCIDVGSRNKQELPAEISQWLESFRKETEGMERRKAREVI from the coding sequence ATGCCTTTTACTTATAACCGAACAATTCGCTTTTCAGATACAGATGCGGCGGGAGTGGTTTATTTCGCTAATACACTCAGCATTTGTCATGAAGCTTACGAAGAATCTCTAAAAATATCAGGAATTAATCTCAAGGATTATTTTACTAATCCTGTAGTGGGTTTTCCTATTGTTCACGCTAATGTTGATTTTTTCCGTCCGTTATATTGTGGGGATCAAGTCATAGTTAGCTTAACGCCACAAAAAATAGGTACGGAAAGGTTTGAGATTAATTATGAAATTTTCTTAGTAGATGTATTAGTTGCTAAGGCAGTCACTCGTCACGTTTGTATTGATGTTGGTAGTAGGAATAAGCAAGAATTACCTGCGGAGATTAGTCAGTGGTTGGAAAGTTTTCGGAAGGAGACGGAGGGGATGGAAAGGAGGAAGGCTAGAGAGGTGATTTAG